The segment TCCCCGCCGGGGGAGGCGGCCTCCAGTTACCGCCCGGTCCGACCCCTACGCCGGTTTCTTCAGCGCCGCCCCCGCCCTGAGGGCCGGCCGGCACTTCCGGCAGAGGCAGGGGGGAATGGTGCAACTGGGACACCGCTCCGCTCCGAGGCTGCGGGGGCGGGGGCGACCCCCAAAAGAGGCCGGAATCTCCTTCTACGCTTCCGCCGCGCCAGGGGCGGGGTCTATGGGGAATAGGGAGGGAACTTCCGGCGTCACCGCCCCTACCGGAAGTGGGGCGGAGCAGTGCTACAGGGAAAGCGTTCCGACCGAGGCCCGGGACTGAGCACACTTCCGGTCCGCGCCTGGGAGGGTACGGGCTGAGCTGCTCTGGGACAGGGCTGCGCACCTGCTCCGCCAGCCTTGGGCCTTGTCCGTGcgcccccggccccggccccggccccggccccagGCCGACTCGGCCGCTCGCCACAAGCCGGGTAGGTAAGGCCAGTTAGGGAGGTTGTGCCCATCCTACAGACGAGGAAGCTGAGGCCCTGGAGACCCAGAGTCCTCATCCCGGCCCCTCCACTGACTAGCCCCATGGCCACACGCaagccctctcctcccccccgaCCTCAGTTTCCCGGTTTGTAAAAATTCTGTTCCAAGATGAGGGTGGGAGGAGCCCCGGCTCTCTgactcttgggcctcagtttccttttctgtaaaacgaGGGGGCTGGACCCCACGTCCCTTGCAGCTCTGCTCCCCCCACGAGCTTGGCCAAAGTGGGGGTGAGGGGCCGTCCAGCCCCCAGCCTGGCCCCTGGTACCCagccctggaaatacaaaggcAAGCCTGCCCCCAGGGGGTAACGCTTGGACAGGCCCTCGAGGCCCTGGAGGCCAGCCGCACCTCCCTAGGGCCCGTGGTACCTGGTCTGGAAAACGTGGCTGTAccccctggggtggggggtgcagAGCGGGGTTTAGGGGGGcggcctggggtggggggtgcagAGCAGGGTTTGGGGGTGGCCTGGGGTGCGGGGTGCAGAGCGGTGTTTAGGGGGgcagcctggggtggggggtgcagAGCGGGGTTTGGGGGGTGGCCTGGGGTGCGGGGTGCAAAGCGGTGTTTAAGGGGgcagcctggggtggggggtgcagAGTGGGGTTTAGGGGGGCAGCCTGGGGTGCAGGGTGCAGAGCAGGGTTTAGGGGGGcagcctggggtgggggatgtTGAGGTTagactcccctcccccaatagaTGCCATGGTTTCCTTCTTGTTCCCACACAGTGGGTGTGACAAAAATTACATTGGCACATAGTCTGGCATATAGTGGGCACTTATTAAATACTGGATTTTTCAGGAATTCTGTTTCTGCTGAACCATCctctggggaagggaagaaaatatcaCCACAACAATAATAATTGCGTCTGTTTATATGACTGTGTGCCACGTACATTGTGCTAAAATTGCTTCGTAGTCGTCTCATTTGGATAAACATTTATattgtgcctactgtgtgcaggcacTGTACGCTTGTGACACAGGAAGCTATAGCCCAGCAATGAACCCGTTACTATGTCGCTTCTAATCtacataaattaaaacaacagaaatagaatataaaatgaTCACATGCTCTCATTCAAcaatccaggaagacctggatttttGCTGAGTGGGATTTCCCCACTTGATTTTTGGGTGATGCAAATAcagttttacaaatactatctcattttatccacctTAAAATGTTCAACTGACcgtattctcatttttattccttttttagcTCCTGATCCTGTTTGAGTCGGGGGAATTGCTGCCTGAAAATGAACATGAGGAAACCTAGCTAAAAGAAATTATCCTCAAAAGGGCTGCAGGAAGATGAATTCATCTGGGAATTACAAGGATGAAGACTCTTTAATGGGATTACACGTGGTAATGTCCACCAGTGGAGAGAATCTACTTCGGAAGAAAGAACAAGAGAGCAGGCCTCAAGACAGAGATGGTACAGTTGTGTCTCCCTTTAAACAGGCAAAACTAGAAAAGGAGGCCCAGAAGAATTGGGACCTGTTTTACAAGAGAAATAGTACAAATTTCTTCAAAGATAGACACTGGACCACCAGAGAGTTTGAGGAACTGAGGGCATGTAGGGAGGTAAGTCAACTAATACTGCCTGTATAAGAAAGATAgtatgtgtttgtctttcgttgccaaagaaaaacatgccatcagagaaataatgatgacttgtgagggagggctgataaGAGAAATAAGGCCTGAATGGGACTCCTGGGGAGGAAACGTGCTGATCCAACATCCCTGTAAATTATGGTATTAGCGATTAAGTTACTCACGGGACTTAAccgaggtcctcctgacttctgagGCCAACTCTAGCTCAGAAGTACCAGCACCTAGTAAGCATTTAACGAATGCTAGTTGACTCTGCTTTTGTGGGCGTTAAGTAAATGCCAGTGAATGGGTCTCAGGTTTTGGAGATTCGTTAAATGCTTAGCAGTCTACTTGAAGGTGTCTTTTCTGCTGTCCTGCTGTCTTAAACTCTGCACATCTTATCTGGCTTACTTGGTGCTTGTGACATGAAAAATACAGTTGGCCAGCAAACCATTTACTCGAAGCTGCTAGTGAAACTTAATCCAACACAAATTAAGACAACACAAATAGAACATAGAATTATCACATGCTTTCTATTCAGCAATAAGACCTAGATTTTGAATAGGTGAGAATTAGCAGTTTCATTTGCTGATCATGCAAATATAAcatctactcttttttttttcccctcagtttgaTGATCAGAAGTTGATTATCCTTGAAGCTGGCTGTGGGGTTGGAAACTGTTTATTCCCACTTTTAGAAGAAGATCGAAATATCTTTGCTTATGCGTGTGACTTCTCACCCCGGGCTGTGGAGTATGTTAAGGTTGGTATAGTAGGTCTGTGATGATACTTCTTTAAGCCCATTTATGTACATTTGATTTGGCACAATGGAGGCTAAATTAATCCTTTTCTGTTACAATTGATGTTACCAATTAGTGCAAATTGTGAAAGGGAAAATAAGTTGGTTGTATGCATATACTGAGACTCTGACCAGCAGCTTTTAGGTGGTGACCCCCTTGGTAACTGGCAGAGTGAAGGTGACAGGTTTACTCACCCACTTTGTCACTCCCGTGACCCATGACATCTCACTCTTGAATTGGAAGCACAGAGTGGCAGATAGAAGAGACTTTTGAAGTAATTTTTGCCTTAACTCCTCCCCAAAGCACAAAGCGAGCTGAGGGATCCTCAAGTGAATTGTGAAGTCTCAGTGATCCTTGCCTGTCAGCACTGATTGTGAAACAtctttccttatgttttcttGAAATCTGCCTTCCTGTAATTGCCCTCCATTCCCGAGGGCCAGGCAGGACGAGCCTGCATGACAGAGCTACGTGTCAGGATTCAGATGTTGGCTTGTAGCTCTCAAGTCCCCAGGGAGTACTCACTTCCTTCAGTGACTCATCTTTTGGCCTGGGTGGTACCAGGTCCCATAGCGTCGCAGTCATTGTCCTAGGACTTTTCAAAAGGGCTCCAGAAGCCTGGCAGGGACACTGAAgggctttaccatttccttctccagctcattttgcagatgaggaaactgaggcaaacaggcagaagtgacttgcctggggtcacacaaccagtacatgcctgaggccaggtttgaactcccagtgttgagtcttcctgacttcaggcccagcaccaCTCTCTGCACTGCCTGGGTGCCCCAAACTTCTCCCCTTAGCTGATTTTGACTCaggtctttccttttctccctgtaAGTTTTCATCTTGTTAGTCTCATCTTACGATCCCAGCAGAGGACTTTTGCTCCATCTTGGTCAGTGATTAATGAATATATAGATGTGAGAATCAATAAAATAGGTTTCTGAAAATCTTAGTCTAAATATTTTATGAGTTCAGGATTCTGCCCAGTCCTGGAGTTACAGCCATACTGTCAGGGTGTAAGACATACAGTCCTGGGATACCTTATTGATAATGGAAAAGGAATACTAGAGTTCCTTGGGATTCCAATACATTGAAAAACCTCTCAGTCTTAGAAGGAAAAGATCCCCTGCCAATCCTCCATGCttcaaagagaatgaaaggatGACTGTGAGGTGGACTGTGAGCATTCAGAAAACTGTCTAGGGGAGGAAGATTCACCGTGAGGCCTTCCCAGAGCctggaagcctgaaagctctgctgtctgttcattaaaaaaaaaaaaaaagccctctgTTTGCCAGAAGAGAGATTCAAACTGTAAGATATATAAGAAAGGTAGTATCACATTCTGTGGGAGCAAAATGTAGAAATGACAGCAGGTAACTGATGTGTAAAGTGCATTTATGTTCACCAAATTTACAGGGAATATTCTGTTTATCCTGcctgaagaaattttttttaaatgtttttgcttTATGATTAAAAAGTACGTACAAGTTTttagtatatatttgtgtgtgggGTATATTCGTATGCATTTgcgtttctgtgtgtgtgtttcagccTCAGAGTTGAAATACTTTGAATGAACTTtagagaagaaaatacttgtCATAAACATGAACCAAAAGTATATCTTCACAAAGCTGTAAGTTGTCCTGGCAGAAAGGTATATTTTGTGACATGTTAGAACACATATACGGGTGCATCTCTACAAATATCAccttcatatatgtgtatgtttgtatgtatatatactagaCCTGAAGCACGGGCCACTCCAGCTTGCCTGGGCCTGAAAACCTGAGGGACTTTCCCCATGTCAACCAGGGCCAGTAGAGGCAAGGCtataactcaggtcttcctgactctgaggccagctttctatccactgttcttTGCCATCTCTCAAGAGCAAGACACATGAAAAAATCATGCTGAGAGCCTAAGGGCCACATGAGTCCAAATACCAAGGTAGCCATGAgtgtggaaggaagggaagggaacatggCCCAGTTCTGGGCCCCAGCTGACACCACAACCACCAACCATGTCTGGACCTTCTCCCTTGATTCATTTACCATTTGGGGCTTgggtgaggagaaagaaaggccagtggggagaggtgggggaggaggtggaTTTGTACCTTCTTGATGGGAAGAACTTGAGTGGGTAGGGAAGAAGAGACCAATTGAGTCCCACAACGAAAGGAGCAGgacttttcttcccctcccacccccagccctaATACCTTCTCCAGAGCTGGCTCCGGCCTTTGGTTCCTGAGAATGAGGTTCCCCAGGAGCAGAAGACCCTCATCAGGAGGGAGGAGGCGAGGGCCCACCCTGCCTTGGTTGCTGATTGCTTGCTCATACCCACCATGCTGATTTAgttttccaaatggaaaaagtcaGCCCTTAAATGACCAAGAGTTGACGAGAGGTAACCCGGGTTTTTACCATTTCTTTGGCCCCATATCCCTCAGTTACCAAGCATTTCCCAAGCATGTACTGTATGCTAGGCAGTCTAGAGTTACAGGTTACAGTTACAGGGAAGCTGTTTCCTAACCTTGAGGAGCTTATCTGCTGCTATAGGCTTATGAAATGCACATTTTTTGTTGGCCATTTAGTAAAATGCAACATGTAGCAATTAAATCCTGTTACTTGTAACATTTTAAGTGTTAAAGACTTCTGTAAATAAAATGCCTGGGGCAGGAATGAGAGCCTGTGGTTTCTAGGAGCATTGGAGAGCTAGCTACTTTGTGAGAATTTGCCACCTTCTTTGTTTAATCAATTGTTAAGTAATCTTTTCTCTGTCCTCTGTAGCATGGCCATATCCTGTATAACACTGCTCTGACATTTACTCCCCATAGTACCAGTTACATGTGTTGTGACCAAATTTATGACATCACAAAACTTTGGTGCAAGGTTATAAAATGATTAGTATCATCCATAATATAATGAAACGGCCGAGAGCATTTGGCTATCGATTTATTTGGCTACCTGATTTATACCTGTTATTACCAAAGTCGCTGTCAAAAGGCTTCCCCTGACACCATGTTTTCATGAAATTAATTCATGCTGTTGGGTTAATTCAGCTCCTGCCCCCCCCATGGAATAAAGGCAAGGCCAGTATCATTTCTAACCTTGTTCCCCTGGCATCTAATACGGTGCCTTACATACAGTCCGCACAGTAAATGTGGAATCTGAATTACTTCAGGGCGGCCATGATTTAATGACGAAATCGTTTGTcatgttttcctcttttccctgctGAACAGCAAAACCCTCTGTATGACGCTGAGCGGTGCAAGGCGTTCCGCTGTGATCTTACCCAAGATGATCTCCTGGAACACGTCCCAGCAGCCTCTGTCGACGTTGTCACCTTGATATTTGTGCTTTCTGCTGTTCACCCAGACAAGATGCACCTGGTCTTGCAAAATGTTTACAAGGTAGATGAGAGCCTGATCTGTCATCGGGGGAGGAGGCTTTAAAATCATTCTCTCTGGAAAGCCCTTGGGAACCACCTTTCCTTTGGTCCGTTGTGCTCTGTATGTGTCAGACATCAGAAACTGTGGTCTTTGATTTTGCTCAGGTGATGATGTGGGTCAAATCCATTTTTGTAAATAgaaaatttgctgtaaaaattaaataattattttgtactGCCGAAAGATAAactttaaagaagaattaaactATTTCCCATGTAGACATAGAGTACCAAATTTCAGGAATTTAACAGGAAGATTGCATGACTTGCAAATGAGTGTCCCATGCCTTTTGGTCCCCGGAAGATGAAGCTGGTCAGCTTGAGGCCAACTACAGATGAATTGGACTCTAGTGACGGTTGGGGGAATGTGGCCTTTGGAGGAAAACTTTGTAACAGGCAAAGTCCTAAACATAGACTTTTTTCAGCattgtggtttgtcatttcttagaggtTTGCAGGAATGGATACACCCACTAAAAGGAGTGTTTCAAACTCATCCTCTTAAACAGCTGAGGCAGCAATCTCCTTTTTTCCAGTCATTTGATTGCTCTGCCACATGTCACATCAATACTCCAGTTTAACTCAGCCTCAAACTTACACAAGCTTGAATTAGTGGTATCTGAGCTAAGGAGATTTCAGTTGACATGCAATTTTTATCGTGCTTTTACTTAATACATGAAAATAATATGCAATATGTGTTTGTGTTCACCAGGTATTAAAGCCAGGTAAATGTGTCTTGTTTCGAGACTATGGGCTGAATGATCATGCGATGCTTCGGTTTAAAGCTGGAAACAAGCTGGCAGAAAACTTTTACGTTCGACAAGACGGGACCAGGGCCTATTTCTTTACTGAtggtaagagaaatgaaaggGCTATTTCCCTTTAAAGTGTTTTCTGTGCACTTTCAGTTGTTCATTGAATTATAATTAATTCTGATGTTGTAGCTCACATCGTTTGTGCGTGAGAGGTTTGTACAACCCCTTTTCACCTTTCTGTTCTGGTGTTTAGACAGATCATGACATGATCAGTACAGACCGATGGTTTACCGGTCAGATTTTCACATTTCAAAGGAAAGCGTGAGAGAGAACATTTACACATCTAACTGAACTCTGGACTTTGAAGGCAAGAGAGGGCAGTGAGGAATAAGTGTTTGGAGTGGATGTGGAATGAACCTCCACAATCCAGGGCCTGAAATGTATCCTTTGCCCTCCCAAGGGGGCCCCTCAGCACATTACTGTTTTGTATAGTTGTAGAAACAAAAGCCAGACCTTATACAAGAAAAATCCTCTGTTCTTTACTGCTTTGTATGTAGACAGGGCATATAAACTTGAAGAACCCAAGGCAATCAAACCAGAAGTGTTTATTTAATGCCTTCTGTTAGGCACAGCTGAGGTCCCTTCCTTCAAAGACTCACTAATGTTGGTGGCAGGGCAAAACCAGGCTGTACAATCCGAAGATCCGTCTGTCTCTCCATCTACAGCTATATATCTGTATGTCTTTGTATACATGTGCATGAAGCATTGAGAGCTCAATATAAGACAAGGATGTAACGTGGTAGATTGCATGGAAGTGGCTCACACTGTTATAGGATCACAGAGGACAGGGCTCTCCAAGAAGTTTGGAGACAGCATCTAAGAAGTCAGGGGACAGCTgcggggaggagaggggagatggcAGACGGGGTGAGCTGTGTATTGGAGTCAGCGTGTGGTGTCCTGAAGTCATCCAGCTGAAATAAGAGCCAGGCAGGGACCTGGATGAGGTCCTGCTTGCTGCTGTGTTTGTATTGCTagggcctggcacacaataggtgcctaataaatgctatGTGTTTGATAGACTAGGTAGGCAGTGAGAATGGAGAACAAGGGATGGTCAGGAGAGGTGTCCAAGGAGAAGTCAGTAGCACTGAATGATGGATTGGATAGAATGAGCTgtaaagaaagggaggaatgaaCCCAGAAGGGGTCGGGGGAAGGCTTTGGAAGGTGGAGGAAACATGGGCGTGTTTATAGGCAGTGATGGGGAAGCAGCCTCGGAGCAAACAGCGATTAGGGAGAGAATGGGGATGATAGATGGGGCAGTCTgctgaaaaagaagggagagaacgGGCTCAGTCATGCATGCCAAGGGGTTTGCCTGGTCAGTGGAAAGAACCACCTTCATGTGAGATGGGGTAAAGGAGGAGGAAGTCTTGGGAAGCATCTTAGTGATGCAgcatgaggaggaagagggaggggaaggagctcTTGGCAAGGAGCCTCCATTGTTTTAATGAAACATGAGGCAAGGTCTTGGCTggagggagaggcagggagagcCATGGGAATTTTGAGGAGAAGTGAGAAGGCTTGGAAGAGCCATTGTAGAGAGGGGGAGAGTGATTCAGGGAGGTGTGAAAGGATTGCCTTGAGGCAGTGAAAGTCCAGGTGAGTTGCCATCACATAAACAAGTTGAGAACCCAGATGGCATTGTCCTGTGACTTTCTCTTTAACAGCACATGAAAAGGAGTGAGAGTGGCAGATCATGGTTTCGAGTCAAGGATGAGGCTTGGCAGAGCAAGATGGGCCATAGGACAAGAGGGCAGGGACCTGGAGAACAAAAGGCAGTGGGACTGGTTCATCAAGGGATCAGGCACTGGGGACATCAAGACACCAAAGACATAAGGGGATCCTTCCCTGTCCCGAAGACAATGACTGATTAGGTGAGTAGTTAGAGCCCAGGTGAGGGGCACCTGGCTTCTGACAaccaaaaaaaagtctgaaaacttcAGGATTCACCTTAGAAGAGACTTGAGATGGTGGGTGCTCTCATCTGGACCACATTTATCTCTACTCCATATGTGTCTGTGCATAGAAAAGTCTAAATTAGTATTTGTCAAATTAATGAAAGATAGGGGTGGCAGAGAGAATCCAAAATTGCAGCCTTAGGACCTGGAGAAATGGCGGTGCTAGTGAAAAACTGGCTTCAGGGAAAAGAGAGTGAGCTTGGTTTTTGGAGGTGAAACCAAGCCATCTAACAGAAATGTCTGAGACTGTAGAGATAAAGGATTAGGAAGAAGGTGGGATGGAATTTGGAAGGTGTCTGTGTAGATGCCATGACAGTGGATGGAGAAAGCAGAGTGGAGAATGCTGAGTAAtaagtgagagaggaagagatatcCATGTTACCACAGATGGTAGGGACAGATACAGCTAAGGTGAGGGAGgatgagaggggagaaaagggcgCTGGATTTGAGGGTCAGTGGGTCATCCATGAGCTTTCAAAGGGCAGCTTCTGTGGAATGGTTGAGAGGGGAGTCAAATGTAAAGGCTCTAGGA is part of the Notamacropus eugenii isolate mMacEug1 chromosome 3, mMacEug1.pri_v2, whole genome shotgun sequence genome and harbors:
- the METTL6 gene encoding tRNA N(3)-cytidine methyltransferase METTL6 isoform X4 → MNSSGNYKDEDSLMGLHVVMSTSGENLLRKKEQESRPQDRDGTVVSPFKQAKLEKEAQKNWDLFYKRNSTNFFKDRHWTTREFEELRACREFDDQKLIILEAGCGVGNCLFPLLEEDRNIFAYACDFSPRAVEYVKQNPLYDAERCKAFRCDLTQDDLLEHVPAASVDVVTLIFVLSAVHPDKMHLVLQNVYKVLKPGKCVLFRDYGLNDHAMLRFKAGNKLAENFYVRQDGTRAYFFTDAHEKE
- the METTL6 gene encoding tRNA N(3)-cytidine methyltransferase METTL6 isoform X1 — encoded protein: MNSSGNYKDEDSLMGLHVVMSTSGENLLRKKEQESRPQDRDGTVVSPFKQAKLEKEAQKNWDLFYKRNSTNFFKDRHWTTREFEELRACREFDDQKLIILEAGCGVGNCLFPLLEEDRNIFAYACDFSPRAVEYVKQNPLYDAERCKAFRCDLTQDDLLEHVPAASVDVVTLIFVLSAVHPDKMHLVLQNVYKVLKPGKCVLFRDYGLNDHAMLRFKAGNKLAENFYVRQDGTRAYFFTDEDSGNSRGKAVWGEMPAETDSGKSFGSEILNSQRLQRAFLFCRLSKCSGEGDGLVAGGLGFQSFLGNIHKLVWFPCLPYGHLSSSKSHFFLAR
- the METTL6 gene encoding tRNA N(3)-cytidine methyltransferase METTL6 isoform X2, which produces MNSSGNYKDEDSLMGLHVVMSTSGENLLRKKEQESRPQDRDGTVVSPFKQAKLEKEAQKNWDLFYKRNSTNFFKDRHWTTREFEELRACREFDDQKLIILEAGCGVGNCLFPLLEEDRNIFAYACDFSPRAVEYVKQNPLYDAERCKAFRCDLTQDDLLEHVPAASVDVVTLIFVLSAVHPDKMHLVLQNVYKVLKPGKCVLFRDYGLNDHAMLRFKAGNKLAENFYVRQDGTRAYFFTDVFLAQLFRAAGYAEVVNEYVLRETVNKKEGLCVPRVFLQSKFRKPPKTP
- the METTL6 gene encoding tRNA N(3)-cytidine methyltransferase METTL6 isoform X3, which gives rise to MNSSGNYKDEDSLMGLHVVMSTSGENLLRKKEQESRPQDRDGTVVSPFKQAKLEKEAQKNWDLFYKRNSTNFFKDRHWTTREFEELRACREFDDQKLIILEAGCGVGNCLFPLLEEDRNIFAYACDFSPRAVEYVKQNPLYDAERCKAFRCDLTQDDLLEHVPAASVDVVTLIFVLSAVHPDKMHLVLQNVYKVLKPGKCVLFRDYGLNDHAMLRFKAGNKLAENFYVRQDGTRAYFFTDEIQEKKETHNCGRLENGERQSGF